Proteins found in one Labrenzia sp. VG12 genomic segment:
- a CDS encoding calcium/sodium antiporter, producing the protein MTVLEILLGLALLVAGGDLLVRGSVGLAQRFGISELLIGLVLVGFGTSTPELMTSVLAALNGSPGIAVGNVAGSNIANILLILGLTALICPLRVDPAALMRDGPANALAALAFTGLALTGLIGREAGLALVLALAAYLVITYRMEKGQKTPAAELHRGGTELVIPQPKPSHLSLNLLMAFGGLAMILGGAHFLVAGASTIARAAGVSDAVIGVTIVAVGTSLPELVTSVMAALKRQTDIALGNILGSNLFNILGILGLTAVISPLQVPQEIMRLDIWVLLGATAALLVFAMSGWRLSRREGALMLLAYVGYTGVILAKALG; encoded by the coding sequence ATGACCGTCCTTGAAATTCTGCTTGGCCTTGCGCTTCTCGTGGCTGGTGGTGACCTGCTTGTGCGCGGTTCCGTGGGCCTCGCGCAGCGGTTCGGCATTTCCGAATTGCTGATTGGTCTGGTTCTGGTCGGTTTCGGCACCTCGACACCGGAACTCATGACCAGCGTCCTGGCCGCCCTGAACGGCTCGCCCGGCATTGCCGTGGGCAACGTCGCCGGGTCGAACATCGCCAATATTCTTTTGATCCTTGGCCTGACCGCGCTGATCTGTCCCTTGCGCGTCGATCCGGCAGCCCTCATGCGGGACGGTCCTGCAAACGCCCTGGCAGCGCTCGCCTTTACCGGCCTTGCCCTGACCGGCCTGATCGGCCGGGAAGCAGGCCTTGCGCTCGTGCTCGCCCTTGCCGCCTATCTTGTGATCACCTATCGGATGGAAAAGGGACAGAAAACGCCAGCAGCAGAGCTTCATCGCGGCGGGACGGAGCTTGTCATCCCCCAGCCGAAACCGTCGCACCTGTCTCTCAATCTGCTCATGGCCTTTGGCGGTCTTGCCATGATTCTCGGTGGCGCGCATTTTCTGGTGGCCGGTGCAAGCACGATTGCCAGGGCAGCCGGTGTCAGCGACGCCGTCATTGGCGTGACGATCGTGGCCGTCGGCACCTCGCTGCCGGAACTTGTCACCTCGGTCATGGCTGCGCTCAAACGCCAGACAGACATCGCTCTCGGCAACATTCTGGGCTCGAACCTCTTCAACATCCTGGGCATTCTCGGTCTGACGGCAGTGATCTCTCCCTTGCAGGTTCCGCAGGAAATCATGCGGCTCGACATCTGGGTATTGCTCGGTGCAACCGCCGCGCTGCTGGTCTTTGCCATGAGCGGATGGCGCCTTAGCCGCCGCGAAGGCGCGCTCATGCTATTGGCTTATGTCGGCTATACGGGCGTTATTCTGGCGAAAGCTCTTGGATGA
- the purL gene encoding phosphoribosylformylglycinamidine synthase subunit PurL encodes MIPNDIKITPDLIASHGLKPDEYERILELIGREPSFTELGIFSAMWNEHCSYKSSKKWLKTLPTEGPRVLQGPGENAGVVDIGDGQAVVFKMESHNHPSYIEPYQGAATGVGGILRDVFTMGARPVAAMNALRFGEPDHPRTKHLVSGVVSGVGGYGNSFGVPTVGGEVEFHARYNGNCLVNAFAAGLAKSDAIFLAKAEGVGLPVVYLGAKTGRDGVGGATMASAEFDDTIDEKRPTVQVGDPFTEKCLLEACLELMETGAVIAIQDMGAAGLTCSAVEMGASGDLGIELDLDKVPVREERMSAYEMMLSESQERMLMVLRPEKEHEAEAIFKKWGLDFAIVGKTTDTLRFVVKHQGDIVADLPIKELGDEAPEYDRPWVEPKKLPVLTASDVAEPADYAEALKTLVGNANGSSRRWVYEQYDTLIQGNTAATPGGDAGVIRVEGGRKGLAFSVDVTPRYCEADPFEGGKQAVAEVWRNLTAVGSEPLAATDNLNFGNPEKPEIMGQFVGCIKGIGEACRELQFPIVSGNVSLYNETHGEAILPTPAIGGVGLLPDVTVRAAAAFTQEGDAILVIGGLGTHLGASQYLADILGREEGAPPPVDLAAEKRRGTLVRQLIGAARLTGVHDISSGGLGVALAEMAMAGGLGATVKVDSPAHAALFGEDQGRYVLTVAQDKVEAVMEDILDAGVDVQQIGTTGGSDLTVEGILTISVANLKKAHEDWFPNYMATA; translated from the coding sequence ATGATCCCGAACGACATCAAGATCACGCCCGACCTGATTGCTTCCCACGGCCTGAAGCCCGATGAATACGAGCGCATCCTGGAGCTGATCGGCCGCGAGCCCAGCTTCACCGAACTCGGCATCTTTTCGGCCATGTGGAACGAGCATTGCTCCTACAAGTCCTCCAAGAAATGGCTGAAGACGCTGCCGACGGAAGGTCCGCGCGTCCTGCAGGGACCGGGCGAGAATGCCGGCGTCGTCGATATCGGCGACGGCCAGGCGGTCGTCTTCAAGATGGAGAGCCACAACCACCCGTCCTATATCGAGCCCTACCAGGGCGCTGCGACCGGGGTCGGCGGCATCCTGCGCGACGTGTTCACCATGGGCGCCCGGCCTGTCGCTGCCATGAACGCATTGCGGTTTGGCGAGCCTGACCATCCGCGCACAAAACACCTGGTCTCCGGGGTCGTCTCCGGTGTCGGCGGTTACGGCAACTCCTTCGGCGTGCCGACGGTCGGCGGTGAAGTCGAGTTCCATGCCCGCTACAACGGCAACTGCCTGGTCAACGCCTTTGCAGCCGGTCTTGCCAAATCCGATGCGATTTTCCTGGCCAAGGCCGAAGGTGTCGGCCTGCCCGTCGTTTATCTCGGCGCCAAGACCGGCCGCGACGGCGTCGGTGGTGCGACCATGGCCTCGGCCGAATTCGACGACACGATCGACGAAAAGCGCCCCACGGTTCAGGTCGGTGACCCGTTCACCGAAAAATGCCTTCTGGAAGCCTGTCTGGAGCTGATGGAAACCGGTGCCGTCATCGCCATCCAGGACATGGGCGCCGCCGGTCTCACCTGTTCTGCCGTCGAAATGGGCGCCAGCGGCGACCTCGGCATCGAACTTGACCTCGACAAGGTGCCGGTGCGCGAAGAGCGCATGAGCGCCTACGAGATGATGCTTTCCGAAAGCCAGGAGCGCATGCTCATGGTGCTGCGTCCGGAAAAGGAACACGAGGCCGAGGCCATCTTCAAGAAATGGGGCCTGGACTTCGCCATTGTCGGCAAGACCACCGACACGTTGCGCTTTGTGGTCAAGCACCAGGGCGACATCGTTGCCGACCTGCCCATCAAGGAACTGGGCGACGAGGCACCGGAATATGACCGGCCCTGGGTCGAGCCCAAGAAACTGCCTGTTCTGACCGCTTCAGACGTCGCCGAGCCGGCGGACTATGCCGAAGCTCTGAAGACGTTGGTCGGCAACGCCAACGGTTCGTCCCGCCGCTGGGTCTATGAACAATATGACACCCTGATCCAGGGCAACACCGCTGCGACGCCGGGCGGCGATGCCGGCGTCATCCGTGTGGAGGGCGGCCGCAAGGGCCTGGCCTTCTCCGTCGATGTCACACCGCGCTATTGCGAGGCCGATCCGTTTGAAGGCGGCAAACAGGCGGTTGCCGAAGTGTGGCGTAACCTGACTGCCGTCGGCTCCGAACCCCTTGCAGCGACCGACAACCTCAATTTCGGCAATCCGGAAAAGCCGGAGATCATGGGCCAGTTCGTCGGCTGCATCAAAGGCATCGGCGAAGCCTGCCGCGAGCTGCAGTTCCCGATCGTTTCCGGCAATGTCTCGCTTTACAACGAGACCCATGGCGAAGCGATCCTGCCGACCCCGGCCATTGGCGGCGTCGGCCTGCTGCCGGATGTCACTGTCCGAGCCGCTGCTGCCTTCACGCAGGAAGGCGACGCGATCCTGGTGATCGGCGGCCTTGGCACCCACCTTGGCGCGTCCCAGTATCTCGCAGACATTCTCGGCCGCGAGGAAGGTGCTCCGCCGCCCGTGGACCTGGCCGCAGAAAAACGCCGCGGCACGCTGGTCCGCCAGCTGATCGGCGCAGCCCGCCTCACAGGCGTGCATGACATTTCTTCCGGGGGCCTGGGCGTTGCGCTTGCAGAAATGGCCATGGCCGGCGGCCTCGGCGCCACGGTCAAGGTGGACAGCCCCGCCCATGCCGCACTCTTCGGCGAGGACCAGGGCCGCTACGTTCTGACCGTCGCGCAGGACAAGGTCGAGGCGGTGATGGAAGACATTCTGGACGCCGGCGTCGACGTTCAACAAATCGGCACAACGGGCGGATCGGATTTGACTGTGGAAGGCATCCTCACCATATCCGTTGCAAACTTGAAAAAAGCGCACGAAGATTGGTTCCCGAACTATATGGCGACGGCTTAA
- a CDS encoding BolA family protein, translated as MPMNANEIETLIKEALPDAQVEIRDLAGDGDHYAANVVSEAFRGKSRVQQHQLVYEALKGNMGGALHALALQTKAPD; from the coding sequence ATGCCGATGAACGCGAATGAGATCGAAACCCTGATCAAGGAGGCGCTGCCCGACGCTCAGGTGGAGATCCGCGACCTGGCCGGCGATGGCGATCACTACGCGGCCAATGTCGTTTCCGAAGCCTTCCGGGGCAAGAGCCGCGTCCAGCAGCATCAACTGGTCTATGAAGCCCTGAAGGGCAACATGGGCGGTGCCCTGCACGCGCTTGCGCTTCAGACCAAGGCTCCGGATTGA
- the grxD gene encoding Grx4 family monothiol glutaredoxin yields MSIQDWIKNEVDSNDVVLFMKGTPNFPQCGFSGQVVQILDYVGAPYKGINVLEDDELRQGIKEFTNWPTIPQLYVKGEFVGGCDIIREMFQNQELQGMLTEKGVETSQQTA; encoded by the coding sequence ATGAGCATCCAGGACTGGATCAAGAACGAAGTCGACAGCAACGATGTTGTGCTGTTCATGAAAGGCACCCCGAACTTCCCGCAATGCGGTTTTTCCGGGCAGGTTGTGCAGATCCTCGACTATGTCGGCGCGCCGTACAAAGGCATCAACGTGCTGGAAGACGATGAGCTGCGCCAGGGCATCAAGGAATTCACCAACTGGCCGACCATTCCCCAGCTCTACGTGAAGGGTGAATTCGTCGGCGGCTGCGACATCATCCGTGAAATGTTCCAGAACCAGGAACTGCAGGGCATGCTCACCGAAAAAGGTGTCGAGACCAGCCAGCAGACGGCCTGA
- a CDS encoding NADAR family protein, whose translation MTNTADRFHFFWGGPFSQWQKSAFDLDGKTFNTAEQAMMYSKALLFDDPETAAKIATASDPGRQKALGRQVRNFEETIWQARREEIVYRVNHAKFSQNKGLRRKLFQTGDKLLAEASPNDLIWGIGLDAQKAARTAPEDWPGQNLLGRILTDVRNQLRLEHPDEVTQTEL comes from the coding sequence TTGACCAACACCGCCGACCGATTTCATTTCTTTTGGGGCGGACCATTCAGCCAGTGGCAGAAATCCGCGTTCGATCTCGACGGCAAGACCTTCAACACCGCCGAACAGGCCATGATGTATTCCAAGGCGCTCCTGTTCGACGATCCCGAGACGGCTGCCAAAATCGCGACCGCTTCCGATCCGGGGCGGCAAAAGGCGCTTGGCCGGCAGGTCCGAAACTTTGAGGAAACCATCTGGCAGGCCCGCAGGGAAGAGATCGTCTACCGCGTGAACCACGCGAAGTTCAGCCAGAACAAGGGGCTCAGGCGCAAGCTCTTCCAGACAGGCGACAAGCTGCTCGCCGAAGCCAGCCCCAACGACCTGATCTGGGGCATTGGTCTTGACGCGCAAAAGGCGGCCCGGACCGCGCCAGAAGACTGGCCGGGCCAGAACCTTCTGGGCAGGATCCTGACCGATGTCCGGAACCAGCTTCGGTTGGAGCATCCGGACGAGGTGACCCAGACGGAGCTCTGA
- a CDS encoding antitermination protein: MKKITVAATTTFALALAGVSLALSGGVKTDTELRRVDCQAITMFTPAQKKSAEELCANYGGVAAKNAGPSDEGLVILVRNQPMGGFAGEKSLH, from the coding sequence ATGAAGAAGATTACTGTTGCAGCCACCACCACTTTCGCGCTTGCACTGGCCGGCGTGAGTCTCGCCTTGTCCGGCGGCGTGAAAACCGACACGGAACTGCGCCGGGTCGATTGCCAGGCCATCACCATGTTCACGCCCGCTCAAAAGAAGAGCGCTGAAGAGCTTTGCGCCAATTACGGTGGCGTCGCCGCGAAGAACGCCGGGCCGTCCGACGAAGGTCTCGTGATCCTGGTGCGCAACCAGCCGATGGGCGGGTTTGCAGGCGAAAAAAGCCTTCACTGA
- a CDS encoding DUF427 domain-containing protein, translated as MPIFSAERRCERLDDVSTIPYLFPMTLRAQQTSNDYGIVVEPLAGEVIAWRGKEIIARSNRAKVMYETRLSPVVYFPQEDILAELEPAPEHKTFCPFKGTASYSHVKVGEERMENGAWHYPKALPEGQAVDGCFAFMPGVADRIEHEGAEIEALPIGNITGPVVDWLLREAWLAKSPDELLAALGRKLVEDGVAVSRLSILIWSLHPMIAGQNCIWSRDEDEVISRYPSYEILESPVFTDSPFQHVADGLGGVRQKLDTNPDEFNFPIMEDLKEKGVTDYVAMPLPFSDGRINVLTLASDHPNGFTTANLGLIFECSALISRLFEVFALTSSATSLLETYLGKRTGARVLGGEIRRGDGDVIDAAILFCDLRHSTRLETELGREAYVEQLNRFFEVTTDIVNSHEGEVLKFIGDAVLAIFPAGAGHAAACAHAVESAHEIVSRLKDPDPETNDMSLSCAIGIAYGEVTYGNVGSKERLDFTVIGSAANVAARLGEYGKVIGQPVVATDEVAVEGRFRTDSLGGVELHNVRDRVAASTVFVEG; from the coding sequence TTGCCCATCTTTTCGGCGGAGCGCCGGTGTGAGCGGCTGGACGACGTTTCAACCATCCCCTATCTCTTTCCCATGACCTTGCGCGCACAACAGACATCCAATGACTACGGTATCGTCGTGGAACCGCTTGCCGGCGAAGTGATTGCCTGGCGGGGCAAAGAGATAATAGCCCGTTCCAACAGAGCGAAGGTCATGTATGAGACCCGGCTGTCGCCGGTGGTCTATTTCCCGCAAGAGGACATCCTGGCAGAGCTGGAACCGGCGCCGGAGCACAAGACCTTCTGTCCGTTCAAGGGCACGGCTTCCTACAGCCACGTGAAGGTCGGTGAGGAGCGTATGGAAAACGGTGCCTGGCACTATCCCAAGGCCCTGCCGGAAGGCCAGGCGGTGGACGGTTGTTTTGCCTTCATGCCCGGTGTTGCAGACCGGATCGAGCACGAGGGCGCGGAGATCGAGGCGCTGCCGATCGGCAATATCACCGGGCCGGTGGTCGACTGGCTCCTGCGCGAGGCGTGGCTTGCCAAGTCGCCGGACGAGCTGCTGGCAGCGCTCGGCCGGAAACTGGTGGAGGACGGCGTTGCCGTTTCCCGCCTCAGCATTCTGATCTGGTCCCTGCATCCGATGATCGCCGGGCAGAACTGCATCTGGTCGCGCGACGAGGACGAGGTCATCAGCCGCTATCCGTCCTACGAGATCCTGGAAAGCCCGGTCTTTACCGACAGCCCGTTCCAGCACGTGGCCGACGGCCTCGGCGGTGTGCGTCAGAAGCTCGACACCAATCCGGACGAATTCAACTTTCCGATCATGGAGGATCTGAAGGAGAAGGGCGTAACCGACTATGTCGCAATGCCCTTGCCTTTCTCCGACGGGCGCATCAACGTCCTCACGCTTGCATCAGACCATCCGAATGGTTTCACCACCGCCAATCTCGGGCTCATTTTCGAGTGTTCCGCCCTGATCAGCCGCCTTTTTGAGGTCTTTGCCCTGACCTCCAGCGCGACCTCGCTGCTGGAAACCTATCTGGGCAAACGCACAGGTGCCCGGGTGCTGGGCGGAGAGATCCGCAGGGGCGACGGCGATGTCATCGACGCGGCAATCCTGTTCTGCGATCTGCGCCATTCCACGCGGCTGGAGACGGAGCTGGGCCGTGAAGCCTATGTGGAGCAGCTCAACCGCTTCTTTGAAGTCACCACGGACATCGTCAACTCGCATGAAGGCGAGGTGCTCAAATTCATCGGCGATGCAGTGCTGGCGATCTTTCCGGCGGGAGCCGGGCATGCGGCGGCCTGCGCTCATGCCGTGGAAAGTGCGCACGAGATTGTCTCAAGGCTGAAGGACCCGGATCCGGAGACGAATGACATGTCGCTGTCCTGCGCCATCGGCATTGCCTATGGCGAGGTGACCTATGGCAATGTCGGGTCAAAGGAACGGCTGGATTTTACGGTGATCGGCAGTGCGGCGAATGTTGCTGCCCGGCTTGGCGAATATGGCAAGGTCATCGGCCAGCCGGTGGTGGCAACGGACGAGGTTGCGGTGGAGGGCCGGTTCAGAACCGACAGTCTTGGCGGTGTGGAGCTGCACAATGTCAGGGACCGGGTCGCGGCCAGTACGGTATTCGTTGAAGGCTAA
- a CDS encoding GDSL-type esterase/lipase family protein — MRDLRICFVGDSYVNGSGDETGLGWTGRLCARRISGDLRLTRYDLGIRGETTDQIGARWQSECTPRLPEGADNRVVLQFGINDVAVITGQGRHVAPEASLASAAELVSAAAAAYPTLWVGLPPANVACSPMHPSAGLEISFRQEDAIALNGAFKDLAAKLGIAYLDIQTPLLGDTAYLDSLTRGDRMHPDGEGYARITDLVDAWPAWSDWFEV, encoded by the coding sequence ATGCGGGATTTGCGGATCTGTTTTGTGGGCGACAGTTATGTAAACGGCAGCGGAGACGAAACAGGCCTTGGTTGGACCGGGCGTCTTTGTGCCCGGCGAATCTCCGGGGACCTGCGCCTGACCCGCTACGATCTCGGCATTCGCGGGGAAACCACCGATCAGATCGGCGCACGCTGGCAGAGCGAGTGCACACCGCGGCTGCCGGAGGGCGCCGACAACCGGGTGGTTCTGCAATTCGGCATCAATGATGTTGCCGTGATTACAGGGCAGGGGCGGCATGTTGCCCCCGAAGCGTCTCTGGCGAGCGCCGCGGAACTGGTTTCGGCAGCAGCCGCGGCCTACCCGACCCTGTGGGTCGGTCTGCCGCCGGCAAATGTCGCATGCTCTCCGATGCATCCAAGCGCCGGACTTGAAATCAGCTTTCGCCAGGAAGACGCGATCGCGCTCAACGGTGCCTTCAAGGACCTGGCCGCCAAGCTGGGCATTGCCTATCTCGACATTCAGACCCCTTTGCTTGGCGATACAGCCTATCTGGACAGCCTGACCCGAGGAGACCGGATGCATCCGGACGGAGAGGGCTATGCCCGGATTACGGATCTGGTGGATGCCTGGCCCGCCTGGTCGGACTGGTTCGAAGTGTAG
- a CDS encoding MazG-like family protein — protein sequence MTETTSTEDIAAFLARHGLKCAPEQRLLDITSELGEVSKEVLKASNYGRSRPDITADLEEEIGDLLFAVHALAIECGLDPEKSLLAALQKYQARADLKGDIGSGR from the coding sequence ATGACAGAGACCACGTCAACCGAAGATATTGCTGCCTTTCTGGCCAGACACGGCCTGAAATGCGCTCCGGAGCAGCGTCTGCTCGACATCACCAGCGAACTTGGAGAGGTCAGCAAGGAAGTCCTGAAGGCTTCAAACTACGGACGGTCCAGGCCTGACATCACCGCCGATCTGGAAGAGGAAATCGGCGACCTGTTGTTCGCCGTCCACGCGCTCGCCATCGAATGCGGCCTCGATCCCGAAAAGAGCCTGCTGGCCGCTTTGCAGAAATATCAGGCAAGAGCCGACCTGAAGGGTGACATCGGATCAGGACGCTAG
- a CDS encoding DUF411 domain-containing protein, with product MTKTKVMLAALGSALFLSAAAQAGDETTITVYKTPWCGCCEVWTDAVEAAGYTVVVEDHDDLTAIKKQAGVPDDMQACHTAVIGDERKYIVEGHVPLEAMEKLMSERPDIRGIAVPGMPQGSLGMGHDPDARYSVYAIRAKGSESAKPYMEMGQ from the coding sequence ATGACCAAGACCAAAGTGATGCTTGCCGCACTCGGCAGCGCCCTGTTCCTGTCTGCCGCAGCACAGGCCGGGGACGAGACGACGATCACCGTCTACAAGACGCCCTGGTGCGGCTGCTGCGAGGTCTGGACCGACGCCGTTGAAGCCGCAGGCTACACGGTCGTCGTCGAGGACCACGACGACCTCACCGCGATCAAGAAGCAGGCCGGTGTCCCGGACGACATGCAGGCCTGCCACACTGCGGTGATCGGCGATGAGCGCAAATACATCGTTGAAGGCCATGTGCCGCTGGAGGCCATGGAAAAACTGATGAGCGAGCGCCCTGACATTCGCGGGATCGCCGTGCCGGGAATGCCGCAAGGCTCCCTCGGCATGGGGCACGACCCTGATGCCCGTTACTCCGTCTACGCAATCAGGGCAAAGGGCTCTGAAAGCGCCAAACCCTACATGGAAATGGGTCAGTGA
- a CDS encoding L,D-transpeptidase, which yields MKHLTRRHFLAGSASLAGLAVTGCASTGKAPIPLSPAEDPANLAMYRAMPEERFPLPAVDLKKVPERFFRQQVDYPTSERVGTLVVDTNNYYLYLVQEQGKAMRYGVGLGRAGFEWSGRARIARKAAWPKWTPPEEMIAREPELEQWSWRNGGMPPGLQNPLGARALYIFQGNKDTLYRVHGTMEYWTIGSAVSSGCVRLINQDIIDLYSRVPDGSPIVVL from the coding sequence ATGAAACACCTGACAAGAAGACACTTTCTTGCCGGTTCGGCGAGCCTTGCAGGGCTCGCCGTCACCGGCTGCGCGTCGACCGGCAAGGCGCCAATTCCCCTGTCGCCCGCGGAGGATCCGGCCAATCTCGCCATGTATCGCGCCATGCCGGAAGAGCGGTTTCCGCTGCCCGCGGTCGATCTGAAAAAAGTCCCCGAGCGCTTCTTTCGACAGCAGGTCGATTACCCGACCAGCGAACGGGTCGGGACCCTGGTCGTCGACACCAACAACTATTACCTCTACCTGGTCCAGGAACAGGGCAAGGCGATGCGCTATGGCGTCGGTCTTGGACGAGCCGGGTTCGAATGGTCCGGACGGGCCAGGATCGCCCGCAAGGCCGCCTGGCCGAAATGGACGCCGCCTGAGGAGATGATTGCCCGCGAGCCGGAACTGGAGCAGTGGAGCTGGCGCAACGGCGGCATGCCGCCGGGACTGCAGAACCCGCTTGGCGCCCGGGCGCTCTACATCTTTCAGGGCAACAAGGACACGCTCTACCGCGTTCACGGCACGATGGAATACTGGACCATCGGCTCGGCCGTCTCCAGCGGCTGCGTCCGGCTGATCAACCAGGACATCATCGACCTCTACAGCCGCGTTCCCGACGGCTCGCCTATCGTTGTGCTGTGA
- a CDS encoding cytochrome c, translated as MILRPKVVWPACAALIMAIAAAVGYATWPQGTSNSAPAGLLRPDDPALVRQGAGIYEQACAACHGNQLQGEPDWQTANADGTLPAPPHDQTGHTWHHSDDLLFRITKFGTRKALGLETVASNMPAFEETLTDEDIVAVLSFIKASWPEDIRTRHDLLNRSKDAKN; from the coding sequence ATGATCCTTCGGCCAAAAGTCGTCTGGCCTGCCTGCGCCGCCTTGATCATGGCCATTGCGGCAGCCGTCGGATACGCCACCTGGCCGCAAGGGACCTCAAACTCTGCTCCGGCCGGCCTTCTCCGCCCGGACGATCCGGCGCTGGTCCGTCAGGGTGCCGGCATCTATGAGCAGGCCTGCGCTGCCTGCCACGGCAATCAGCTTCAAGGAGAACCGGACTGGCAGACCGCGAATGCCGACGGCACGCTGCCGGCGCCACCGCATGACCAAACAGGCCACACCTGGCACCATTCCGACGACCTTCTCTTCCGGATCACCAAATTCGGAACCCGAAAAGCGCTGGGACTGGAGACCGTTGCCTCAAACATGCCGGCGTTTGAAGAGACGCTGACAGACGAAGACATCGTCGCGGTTCTGTCCTTCATCAAGGCCAGCTGGCCGGAAGACATCCGCACACGGCACGACCTGCTCAACAGGTCGAAGGACGCAAAGAACTGA
- a CDS encoding aldehyde dehydrogenase family protein, with translation MIEKRQFYIDGTWVEPIEPNDLTVINPATEQPVAVISLGTAADVDKAVAAAQAAFDTWSQTSVEERAALLERVIAIYERRSGEMDEAIRLEMGAPIDFAREQQTPAGTGHLQATLEALRNHRFERPSPRGGSLLRHEPIGVCGLITPWNWPINQIAAKVAPALAAGCTMVLKPSEIAPLSALLFAEMLDEAGCPAGVFNLVNGDGPGVGAAMSSHPGIDMMSFTGSTRAGISVTQNAAETVKRVALELGGKSANLVFADADLETALRFSLGSCFSNTGQSCDAPTRLLVEQSVYEDAVALAGTIAAETRVGDPARPGDHVGPVISDLQYEKIQGHIERGIADGARLVAGGPGKPDGFETGYFVKPTVFADVTNEMSIARNEIFGPVLVMIPFETEDEAIAMANDTPYGLAAYLQTGDPERAKRVSRKLRAGSVYVNGASPDWDVPFGGYKQSGNGREYGEFGLEDFLELKAITG, from the coding sequence ATGATCGAAAAGCGGCAGTTTTACATCGATGGCACCTGGGTTGAGCCGATTGAGCCGAATGACCTGACCGTGATCAACCCGGCCACCGAGCAGCCGGTTGCCGTGATTTCGCTCGGCACCGCTGCCGATGTCGACAAGGCCGTTGCCGCCGCGCAGGCCGCCTTCGACACCTGGTCGCAGACCTCTGTCGAGGAACGGGCGGCTCTGCTGGAGCGGGTCATTGCCATTTATGAGCGACGGTCAGGCGAGATGGACGAGGCGATCCGCCTGGAAATGGGCGCGCCGATCGATTTTGCCCGCGAGCAGCAGACGCCTGCCGGGACAGGCCACCTGCAGGCTACTCTGGAAGCGTTGCGGAACCACCGGTTCGAAAGACCCAGCCCGCGCGGGGGCAGTCTTCTGCGCCACGAACCCATCGGTGTCTGCGGCCTGATCACACCCTGGAACTGGCCGATCAACCAGATCGCCGCCAAGGTGGCCCCGGCGCTGGCCGCCGGCTGCACCATGGTTCTGAAGCCGAGCGAGATTGCGCCGCTGTCCGCACTTCTCTTTGCCGAGATGCTGGACGAGGCCGGCTGTCCGGCGGGCGTGTTCAATCTGGTCAATGGCGATGGTCCCGGGGTTGGCGCTGCCATGTCGTCCCATCCCGGCATCGACATGATGTCTTTCACCGGGTCGACCCGCGCTGGCATCTCCGTCACGCAGAACGCCGCGGAGACAGTCAAGCGCGTGGCGCTGGAGCTGGGCGGCAAGTCGGCCAACCTGGTGTTTGCGGATGCGGACCTGGAAACCGCGCTGCGCTTTTCCCTTGGCAGCTGCTTTTCCAATACGGGCCAGTCCTGCGACGCGCCGACCCGCCTGCTGGTGGAGCAAAGCGTCTATGAGGATGCAGTTGCTCTTGCAGGAACAATCGCGGCGGAGACCAGGGTGGGCGATCCGGCCAGGCCCGGCGATCACGTCGGTCCCGTGATCAGTGATCTGCAATATGAAAAGATCCAGGGGCATATCGAGCGCGGCATTGCCGATGGCGCCCGGCTTGTCGCCGGTGGCCCGGGAAAACCGGACGGGTTCGAGACCGGCTATTTCGTCAAGCCGACGGTCTTTGCCGATGTCACCAACGAGATGTCGATTGCCCGCAACGAGATTTTCGGACCCGTGCTGGTCATGATCCCGTTCGAGACGGAAGACGAAGCGATTGCCATGGCCAATGACACGCCCTATGGCCTGGCCGCCTATCTTCAGACCGGCGACCCGGAACGGGCCAAACGTGTCTCGCGGAAACTGAGAGCGGGCAGCGTCTATGTCAACGGGGCCAGCCCGGACTGGGACGTGCCTTTCGGTGGCTACAAGCAATCGGGCAACGGCCGCGAATACGGCGAATTCGGCCTGGAGGATTTCCTGGAGCTGAAGGCGATTACGGGCTGA